A genomic segment from Desulfovibrio aminophilus DSM 12254 encodes:
- a CDS encoding acyltransferase: MSTYYDSLLERLRALIDAGLDARSTGRALELLGGVAPAEEALEQLRLYNETLPKAEEFPFTRQTRFLHFLWDAFDKLPRCLSVNFSIPFRRLLAERLFARCGPGFICEENMRFNFAALLRVGEGVFINRNVFLDTKGGVEIGDFAALAEDVRVFSHGHSESSHLERSYAPVRIGAYAKVYSGAVILPGVTVGDESIVASHALVNRDVPPGMVVAGMPAKIIRERRSDGRHGVDLEHIWLY, from the coding sequence ATGTCCACCTACTATGACTCGTTGTTGGAACGCCTCCGGGCCCTCATCGACGCGGGGTTGGATGCGCGGAGCACTGGCCGGGCTCTGGAACTCTTGGGCGGTGTCGCTCCGGCCGAGGAGGCATTGGAGCAACTGCGGCTCTATAACGAGACCTTGCCCAAGGCCGAGGAGTTCCCGTTCACTCGGCAAACCCGGTTCCTGCACTTCCTTTGGGATGCATTCGACAAGCTGCCCCGCTGTCTGTCCGTGAATTTCTCCATTCCCTTCCGCAGGCTTCTGGCTGAGCGGCTTTTCGCCCGGTGCGGCCCGGGGTTCATCTGCGAGGAGAACATGCGTTTCAACTTCGCGGCCCTGCTGCGCGTGGGCGAGGGCGTGTTCATCAACCGGAATGTGTTTCTGGACACCAAGGGCGGAGTGGAGATCGGCGACTTCGCGGCCCTGGCCGAGGACGTGCGCGTCTTCTCCCACGGCCACTCCGAGTCCTCGCATCTGGAGCGGAGCTACGCTCCGGTGCGCATCGGCGCCTACGCCAAGGTCTACTCCGGGGCCGTGATCCTGCCCGGGGTCACGGTGGGCGACGAGTCCATCGTGGCCTCCCATGCCCTGGTCAACCGTGACGTGCCTCCGGGCATGGTGGTGGCCGGGATGCCCGCCAAAATCATTCGCGAACGCCGTTCCGATGGCCGCCACGGCGTGGACCTGGAGCATATCTGGCTCTATTGA
- a CDS encoding flavodoxin family protein, translated as MKILGIHSSPNGKRSQTLRLVNAVLRGAAGEGAEIEVVELCKLRIEFCIGCRKCFKTGACVFDDDYAPLLEKMLAADGLVWGSPNYSFCVTARMKALIDRMADVIHLQSFDGKYSCAVATGGRDDEVITRYLATNLMDFGAYVSGTAGAVVTRGPEAVDRAEARALELGRVLVNDIRAGTLYFDQRRAMDANRREFQAKIRQAGEAWKHEYDYWESRGWA; from the coding sequence ATGAAAATCCTGGGCATTCACTCCAGCCCCAACGGCAAGAGAAGCCAGACTTTGCGACTGGTGAACGCCGTGTTGCGCGGCGCGGCCGGGGAGGGCGCGGAGATTGAGGTGGTGGAGCTCTGCAAGCTGCGCATCGAGTTCTGCATCGGCTGCCGCAAGTGCTTCAAGACCGGAGCCTGCGTCTTCGACGACGACTACGCGCCGCTGTTGGAGAAGATGCTGGCCGCCGACGGCCTCGTCTGGGGCTCCCCGAACTATTCCTTCTGCGTCACGGCCCGCATGAAGGCGCTCATCGACCGCATGGCCGACGTGATCCATCTCCAGTCCTTCGACGGCAAGTACAGCTGCGCCGTGGCCACGGGCGGCCGGGACGACGAGGTCATCACCCGCTATCTGGCTACCAACCTCATGGATTTCGGGGCATACGTCAGCGGCACGGCCGGAGCCGTGGTCACCCGGGGGCCCGAGGCCGTGGACCGGGCCGAGGCACGGGCTCTGGAGCTGGGCCGGGTTCTGGTGAACGACATCCGTGCCGGGACGCTCTACTTCGACCAACGCCGGGCCATGGACGCCAACCGCCGCGAGTTCCAGGCCAAGATCCGGCAGGCCGGGGAGGCGTGGAAGCACGAGTACGATTACTGGGAGAGCCGGGGCTGGGCCTGA
- a CDS encoding D-cysteine desulfhydrase has protein sequence MNLAKFPRRGYVTAPTPIEPLPHLSKSLGGKVNLWMKRDDLLPGTAGGNKTRKLDFCIADALKQGADTVITCGAVQSNHCRLTLAWAVKEGMPCHLVLEERVKGSFKPEASGNNFLFDLLGVAGITVVPGGTNMMEAMQAVAERLRASGRKPYIIPGGASNPIGATGYVACAQETQEQLFHMGLAIDCMVVPSGSAGTHSGIVVGMRGCNANIPVVGINVSRTKEAQEQLVRKLSGETAERVGVRGGIPDDDVTCFGDYVGAGYSLPTEGMVEAVRLLASLEAVLLDPVYSGKAMAGCIDLVRKGYFPEGSNVLFLHTGGSPALYAYRDVLASGYDAERNG, from the coding sequence ATGAACTTGGCGAAGTTTCCTCGGCGCGGCTACGTGACCGCGCCCACGCCCATCGAACCTCTACCGCACCTGTCCAAGTCGCTGGGCGGCAAGGTGAATCTTTGGATGAAGCGTGATGACCTGCTTCCCGGCACGGCCGGAGGCAACAAGACCCGCAAGTTGGACTTCTGCATAGCCGACGCCCTGAAGCAGGGTGCGGACACGGTCATCACCTGCGGCGCCGTGCAGTCCAACCACTGCCGCCTGACGCTGGCCTGGGCCGTGAAGGAGGGCATGCCGTGCCACTTGGTGCTTGAGGAACGGGTCAAGGGCAGCTTCAAGCCCGAGGCGTCCGGCAACAACTTCCTCTTCGATCTGCTCGGTGTGGCGGGCATCACCGTGGTTCCCGGCGGCACGAACATGATGGAGGCCATGCAGGCCGTGGCCGAGCGTCTGCGGGCCTCCGGGCGCAAGCCGTACATCATCCCCGGCGGGGCCTCCAATCCCATCGGCGCGACGGGCTACGTGGCCTGCGCCCAGGAAACCCAGGAGCAGCTCTTCCACATGGGGCTGGCCATCGACTGCATGGTGGTGCCCAGCGGCAGCGCCGGAACCCACTCCGGCATCGTCGTGGGCATGCGCGGCTGCAACGCGAACATTCCGGTGGTGGGCATCAACGTGAGCCGCACCAAGGAGGCCCAGGAACAGCTTGTGCGCAAGCTTTCCGGTGAAACCGCCGAACGCGTCGGCGTGCGCGGCGGCATCCCGGACGACGACGTGACCTGCTTCGGGGATTACGTGGGCGCGGGCTATTCCCTGCCCACCGAAGGCATGGTCGAGGCGGTCCGTCTGCTGGCCTCCCTGGAGGCCGTGCTGCTGGACCCCGTCTATTCGGGCAAGGCCATGGCCGGATGCATCGACCTGGTGCGCAAGGGGTATTTTCCCGAGGGCTCCAACGTCCTCTTCCTGCACACCGGCGGTTCCCCGGCGCTCTACGCCTATCGCGACGTCCTCGCCTCCGGCTACGACGCGGAAAGGAACGGGTAG
- a CDS encoding autotransporter outer membrane beta-barrel domain-containing protein: MKIRTFALLLLACVALASPATASTEYPIGPFILDVRSAGESFYEPYPQPHPPSTATGDFSQAEMDSIMGGMNYWVERIGEGQGARIIINLAKIDDPSGTAYSWTPETGRPYSDVYNSIVGGVYYAPDPFYGYHTEIIFNVPYTTVVTRQLLDDDSITSTITHELMHALDMGGVLIGTDESAASWDLTSWTINAKSAWGSRLYDVNGRRAVDGDIVFDPAISAVRSNGVFVIPDFNAAPTSPMATHPGQVTFFPTFHGDAVDALTNGQGMPVMAGRGDDYELDEGNVLGHPALLGSIMSYAPLRNMLFTEVELAALKDMGYQIDLKKFFGKSYYPSRLGGLLTTDTAMPLGRVGAYLDETALVVTNADGFRGDASYATGLHVYRDKLNVTQAADISAGGHGAGGIRVDGVGNTVTVPEGVTVAADGSYGTGLLVSYGKNNVVDIQGVVRAEGEMGIGAHFGIGMSGITSYFHQAGADALVNSDDRYFYTKMNSDLNGALVNALNVSGELSGTYAAVMVEADAHVENINFLRGADVDGDIRSKWNPWNIAAIAPNPPEDYSTDLTFGVTMLGAGDPGFNMRYDGTISGPASFNLHAAGGSLSLNGSFSGLDATVHPGATLRGSATYFLYGDGTAASQAAPGAGLFTNNGVVAPGNSIGTISIAGDFTNNGDLLMEFNANGESDQLNVTGVFAHNAGGGATVTVTPEQDYYSGATTIPFAGMFSGGAGSTLPSVIDTFLPFSSPTLTMTMSPGAPYTVTTTRAAGAYSRYASGRNGAQVGAAIDTLSGAATGDMQDLVAALDFSAPGGATISSALDQLSPEAYNSAAQTSLTSNRMLSGSLLRVMLQAPHGQETGLNGGDETSEWSAFLMPVGGTRFQRAHGDALGYSATDAGLFGGMERHFDSGLTAGMHAAVIHSRVDVHTEDGASSETDSLHLGAQALMRPPQWNGAYLYGIGRVGVENAETRRSVSFGGFQRTADAEWTGLTSAANLGAGYDWQLGSVTLGPLAGLDYAFTWRPDVTEQNGGAARLKTESKGYHSLRSALGAHLDAETRFNERAMLRAGLSAQWMHALVNEASATRASFADGSQSFEAQSPAPGRDSLALMGDVGVLQDDALSLNLFAGTELFQTGYSSLQGGCSVNWNF, translated from the coding sequence ATGAAAATACGAACCTTCGCCCTCCTCCTGCTGGCCTGCGTCGCTCTGGCCTCGCCCGCCACCGCCTCCACGGAATACCCGATCGGCCCGTTCATTCTGGATGTGCGTTCCGCCGGTGAATCATTTTACGAGCCCTATCCCCAGCCCCATCCCCCGTCCACGGCCACCGGCGACTTTTCCCAGGCCGAGATGGACTCCATCATGGGCGGCATGAACTACTGGGTGGAACGGATCGGCGAGGGCCAGGGGGCGAGGATCATCATCAACCTGGCCAAGATCGACGACCCGAGCGGCACGGCCTACAGTTGGACGCCGGAGACGGGCAGGCCGTATTCCGACGTCTACAACTCCATCGTCGGAGGCGTGTACTACGCCCCGGACCCGTTCTACGGCTACCACACCGAAATCATCTTCAATGTTCCGTACACCACGGTGGTCACCCGCCAACTCCTGGACGACGACTCCATCACCTCCACCATCACCCACGAGCTGATGCACGCCCTGGACATGGGCGGCGTCCTGATCGGCACCGACGAGAGCGCCGCCTCCTGGGATCTGACCTCCTGGACCATCAACGCCAAATCCGCATGGGGTTCGCGCCTGTACGACGTCAACGGCAGGCGTGCCGTGGACGGCGACATCGTCTTCGATCCGGCCATTTCGGCCGTCCGGTCCAACGGCGTCTTCGTCATACCGGACTTCAACGCCGCCCCCACCTCCCCGATGGCGACCCATCCCGGCCAGGTGACCTTTTTCCCGACCTTCCACGGGGACGCCGTGGACGCGCTGACCAACGGCCAGGGCATGCCCGTCATGGCGGGCCGGGGCGACGACTACGAACTGGACGAAGGCAACGTCCTGGGCCACCCCGCCCTGCTCGGCTCGATCATGTCCTACGCCCCGTTGCGGAACATGCTCTTCACCGAGGTGGAACTGGCCGCGCTCAAGGACATGGGCTACCAGATCGACCTGAAGAAATTCTTCGGCAAGAGCTATTATCCCTCGCGCCTCGGCGGGCTCCTGACCACGGACACGGCCATGCCCCTGGGGCGCGTGGGCGCCTACCTCGACGAGACGGCCCTCGTCGTGACCAACGCCGACGGCTTTCGCGGCGACGCCTCCTACGCCACGGGCCTGCACGTCTACCGCGACAAGCTGAACGTCACCCAGGCCGCCGACATCTCAGCCGGAGGACATGGCGCGGGCGGCATCCGCGTCGACGGCGTGGGCAACACCGTGACCGTGCCGGAGGGCGTGACCGTGGCGGCCGACGGCAGCTACGGCACCGGTCTGCTCGTGTCCTACGGCAAGAATAACGTCGTCGACATCCAGGGCGTCGTGCGGGCCGAGGGAGAAATGGGCATCGGTGCGCACTTCGGCATCGGCATGTCGGGAATCACGTCCTATTTCCACCAAGCGGGCGCGGATGCGCTCGTCAATTCCGACGACCGCTACTTCTACACGAAGATGAACTCCGACCTGAACGGCGCGCTCGTGAACGCCCTCAACGTCTCGGGCGAACTGTCCGGGACTTACGCGGCCGTCATGGTCGAGGCCGACGCGCACGTGGAGAACATCAATTTTCTGCGCGGCGCGGACGTGGACGGCGACATCCGCTCGAAATGGAATCCCTGGAACATCGCCGCCATCGCGCCGAACCCGCCGGAGGACTACTCCACGGACCTGACTTTCGGCGTGACCATGCTCGGCGCGGGCGACCCGGGCTTCAACATGCGCTACGACGGCACGATCTCCGGGCCCGCCAGCTTCAACCTGCACGCGGCGGGCGGCAGCCTGTCGCTCAACGGCTCGTTCAGCGGCCTGGACGCCACCGTGCATCCCGGCGCGACGCTGCGCGGCTCCGCGACCTACTTCCTCTACGGCGACGGCACGGCGGCCTCCCAGGCCGCTCCCGGAGCAGGCCTGTTCACCAACAACGGCGTCGTGGCCCCGGGCAACAGCATCGGCACGATCTCCATCGCGGGCGACTTCACCAACAACGGCGACCTGCTCATGGAATTCAACGCAAACGGCGAGTCCGACCAACTGAACGTCACGGGCGTCTTCGCCCACAACGCCGGCGGCGGCGCCACGGTCACGGTCACGCCCGAGCAGGACTACTACTCGGGCGCCACGACCATTCCCTTCGCGGGCATGTTCTCGGGAGGCGCGGGCAGCACCCTGCCCTCCGTCATCGATACGTTCCTGCCGTTCAGCTCACCCACGCTCACCATGACCATGTCGCCGGGCGCGCCATACACCGTGACCACCACACGCGCCGCCGGAGCCTACAGCCGTTATGCCTCCGGCCGCAACGGCGCGCAGGTGGGCGCGGCCATCGACACCCTCTCGGGCGCGGCCACGGGCGACATGCAAGACCTCGTCGCCGCGCTCGACTTCTCCGCCCCGGGCGGCGCGACCATCTCCTCCGCCCTGGATCAACTTTCCCCGGAAGCATACAACAGCGCGGCCCAAACATCCCTGACATCCAACCGCATGCTCTCCGGCTCCCTGCTGCGCGTCATGCTTCAGGCCCCCCACGGCCAGGAAACCGGGCTCAACGGCGGAGACGAGACTTCCGAATGGTCCGCCTTCCTCATGCCCGTGGGCGGCACCCGGTTCCAGCGGGCGCACGGCGACGCCCTGGGCTACAGCGCCACCGACGCGGGCCTCTTCGGCGGGATGGAACGGCATTTCGACAGCGGGCTCACCGCCGGAATGCACGCGGCCGTCATCCACAGCCGGGTCGACGTGCATACGGAGGACGGGGCCTCCAGCGAGACGGACAGCCTGCACCTCGGCGCGCAGGCCCTCATGCGGCCGCCGCAGTGGAACGGCGCCTACCTCTACGGCATCGGCCGCGTGGGCGTGGAAAACGCGGAGACGCGCCGCTCCGTCTCATTCGGCGGATTCCAGCGCACGGCCGACGCCGAATGGACGGGGCTGACGAGCGCCGCGAACCTCGGCGCGGGCTACGACTGGCAGCTGGGTTCGGTGACCCTCGGGCCGCTGGCGGGCCTGGACTACGCCTTCACTTGGCGTCCCGACGTGACCGAGCAAAACGGCGGCGCGGCGCGACTGAAGACGGAGTCCAAGGGATATCACAGCCTGCGCTCGGCCCTGGGCGCACACCTGGACGCCGAGACGCGGTTCAACGAGCGCGCCATGCTGCGGGCCGGACTCAGCGCCCAGTGGATGCACGCCCTGGTCAACGAGGCATCGGCCACGCGGGCCTCCTTCGCGGACGGCTCCCAGAGCTTCGAAGCCCAGTCCCCCGCCCCGGGCCGGGACAGCCTCGCCCTGATGGGCGACGTGGGTGTGTTGCAAGACGATGCGCTCAGCCTGAACCTCTTCGCGGGCACCGAACTGTTCCAGACGGGATACTCCTCGCTCCAGGGCGGCTGCTCCGTGAACTGGAACTTCTGA
- a CDS encoding substrate-binding domain-containing protein, translating into MNRIVRIPAILLLLTLSCCAWRWVMAQSSPLPAGESLRVYGPGGPYPAMKECAALYSARAGIPVEVVKGQPDLLVEAVRSDGDLFYNGAEYMMDDFLAAHPGVLDAAGVTPLFARRMGIIVRAGNPKAIAVPEDLRKPGVAVLDVRLENMAGPRHDPPQGLPGVALSVVTGEQGFAAWKERPDLDAWVTYRTWHAQLTDGSLFLPLPGAEGLRSVVAAEVIGARHPEEARRFRDWLTSKEARAVFVRHGFE; encoded by the coding sequence ATGAATCGGATAGTCCGCATTCCGGCGATCCTGCTGCTTCTGACGTTGTCCTGTTGCGCCTGGAGGTGGGTCATGGCCCAGTCGTCCCCCCTGCCCGCCGGAGAGAGCCTGCGCGTGTACGGCCCCGGCGGCCCGTATCCGGCAATGAAGGAGTGCGCCGCTCTGTACTCCGCCCGCGCCGGCATTCCGGTGGAGGTGGTCAAGGGCCAGCCCGACCTGCTCGTGGAGGCCGTCCGCTCCGACGGAGACCTGTTCTACAACGGCGCGGAGTACATGATGGACGACTTCCTGGCCGCCCATCCCGGTGTGCTGGACGCGGCCGGAGTGACCCCGCTCTTCGCCCGGCGCATGGGCATCATCGTCCGGGCGGGCAACCCCAAGGCCATCGCGGTTCCCGAGGATCTGCGGAAACCGGGGGTCGCGGTGCTGGACGTGCGCCTGGAGAACATGGCCGGTCCCAGGCATGATCCGCCGCAGGGGCTGCCCGGGGTGGCGCTCTCCGTGGTCACCGGGGAGCAGGGATTCGCGGCCTGGAAGGAACGGCCGGACCTGGACGCCTGGGTCACCTACCGCACCTGGCACGCCCAGCTCACGGACGGCTCCCTGTTCCTGCCTTTGCCGGGGGCCGAGGGGCTGCGGAGCGTCGTGGCGGCCGAGGTCATCGGAGCGCGGCACCCGGAAGAGGCCCGACGGTTCCGCGATTGGCTGACTTCGAAAGAGGCGCGCGCCGTTTTTGTCCGACACGGCTTTGAATAG
- a CDS encoding LysE family translocator, giving the protein MIASLSAGALLGLSAGLSPGPLLALVMAQTLRHGPAEGAKVAVSPLITDLPIILVCALVLAAVRGQSTVLGLVSLAGSAVLLRLGLDSLRARGLRPDAVGSEPRSLLQGVLVNGLSPHPYLFWLTVGMPLVYQDWARDPLMAVFFLAAFYFCLVGSKLVVVLLCHNSRRLLTGAAYVWTMRLLGVLLLVFAGLLVRDGLKLLHFLSA; this is encoded by the coding sequence GTGATCGCCTCCCTGAGCGCCGGGGCCCTGCTGGGCCTCTCCGCCGGGCTTTCGCCCGGTCCGCTTCTGGCGTTGGTCATGGCCCAGACCCTGCGCCACGGCCCCGCCGAGGGGGCCAAGGTGGCGGTCTCGCCGCTCATCACCGATCTGCCGATCATCCTCGTCTGCGCCCTGGTCCTGGCCGCGGTGCGCGGGCAGAGCACGGTGCTCGGGCTTGTCTCCCTGGCTGGGAGCGCGGTGCTCCTGCGCCTGGGCCTGGACAGCCTGCGCGCCCGGGGGCTGCGCCCGGACGCCGTGGGGTCCGAACCCCGTTCGCTCCTTCAAGGGGTGCTGGTCAACGGCCTGAGCCCTCATCCCTATCTCTTCTGGCTCACCGTGGGCATGCCGCTCGTCTACCAGGACTGGGCCCGTGATCCGCTCATGGCGGTTTTTTTCCTGGCCGCGTTTTATTTCTGCCTTGTGGGCTCCAAGCTGGTCGTGGTCCTGCTCTGCCATAACTCACGGCGTCTGCTGACCGGTGCTGCCTACGTCTGGACCATGCGGCTGCTGGGTGTTCTGCTTCTGGTCTTCGCGGGTCTTCTCGTCCGCGACGGACTGAAGCTCCTGCATTTTCTTTCGGCCTGA
- a CDS encoding TylF/MycF/NovP-related O-methyltransferase, with product MEIFGFDTGKAWDYENGFNLTSDISRMGKIVAHYELYKRIVHLPGHVLELGVFKGASLLRFLTFREILESPQSRKVIGFDAFGSFPQAANEADKRFVERWERGAGAGIPVEELEKSLALKKLGNYELVRGDILRTLPDYLERNPQLKVALLHIDTDIYEPAKAGLELLWDRVVRGGLLVLDDYGTEFGGTKAVDEFLRDRNVLVQKLPQSHTSPAFIVKP from the coding sequence ATGGAGATCTTCGGATTCGACACCGGCAAGGCCTGGGACTACGAGAACGGTTTCAACCTGACCTCGGACATCAGCCGCATGGGCAAGATCGTCGCCCACTACGAGCTGTACAAGCGGATCGTCCACCTTCCGGGCCACGTGCTGGAGCTGGGGGTCTTCAAGGGGGCGTCGCTGCTGCGCTTCCTCACCTTCCGCGAAATCCTGGAGTCGCCCCAGTCCCGCAAGGTCATCGGCTTCGACGCCTTCGGCTCCTTCCCGCAGGCCGCCAACGAGGCGGACAAGCGTTTCGTCGAGCGATGGGAACGGGGGGCCGGAGCGGGCATCCCGGTGGAGGAGCTGGAAAAGTCCCTGGCCCTCAAGAAGCTTGGCAACTATGAGCTGGTGCGCGGCGACATCTTGCGGACCCTGCCGGACTACCTCGAACGCAATCCCCAGCTCAAGGTCGCCCTGCTGCACATCGACACGGACATCTACGAGCCCGCCAAGGCCGGTCTGGAGCTGCTCTGGGACCGCGTGGTGCGTGGCGGCCTGTTGGTCCTGGATGACTATGGCACGGAGTTCGGCGGCACCAAGGCCGTGGACGAGTTCCTCCGTGACCGGAACGTGCTCGTCCAGAAACTGCCCCAGTCGCACACGAGTCCGGCCTTCATCGTCAAGCCGTGA
- a CDS encoding Na+/H+ antiporter NhaC family protein, whose amino-acid sequence MEKRLEMHGGLLGGLVPLLVLISGLVWLSVAERGGTKPFWACAWIAIVAGLFFAKNKSEYCKAAMRGIGDSTGIVIVTAWLFAGVFGSLMAAGGLVKGLLWLGMTTGAQGAVFTLLVFVAAMLFSLGTGTSTGTCLALTPVLYPAGCFLGADPAMLALAILSGAAFGDNLAPISDTTIVSAFTQGATMRDVVRSRAPLALVAAAIASTAFAVFGGGGVARPLPEIQAQMDPSGAFMLVALIVVVIAALAGRHIIESLIYGNVAAAVIGMLTGNITPAAIFSIPAKRGDSTGIIQNGINGVVGAIIFAILILAVTQILVESGIMRRILDLAERFMARTVRQAELFIIGITVLASIPISANAPAELLVGPSLVRPLGEKFNLAPARRANLMDCAVCTVFFTLPWHIVVAAWYGAVVSSSATYGLEAPSVGIALYNPYSWALLAVIVFSAITGWNRRYAAGQV is encoded by the coding sequence ATGGAAAAGCGTCTTGAGATGCACGGCGGCCTGCTCGGCGGTTTGGTGCCGTTGCTGGTCCTGATCTCCGGCCTTGTCTGGCTTTCCGTGGCCGAACGCGGCGGCACCAAGCCCTTCTGGGCCTGCGCCTGGATCGCCATCGTGGCCGGACTCTTCTTCGCTAAAAACAAAAGTGAGTATTGCAAGGCCGCCATGCGCGGCATCGGCGATTCCACGGGCATCGTGATCGTCACGGCCTGGCTCTTCGCCGGGGTCTTCGGCAGCCTCATGGCCGCCGGTGGTCTGGTCAAGGGACTGCTCTGGCTGGGCATGACCACCGGGGCCCAGGGCGCGGTGTTCACTCTGCTGGTCTTCGTGGCGGCCATGCTCTTCTCGCTGGGCACGGGCACCAGCACGGGCACCTGCCTGGCCTTGACTCCCGTGCTGTATCCGGCGGGCTGCTTCCTCGGAGCCGACCCGGCCATGCTGGCCCTGGCGATCCTCTCCGGCGCGGCCTTCGGCGACAACTTGGCGCCCATCTCCGACACCACCATCGTCTCGGCCTTCACCCAGGGGGCCACCATGCGCGACGTGGTGCGCAGCCGAGCGCCACTGGCGCTGGTCGCCGCGGCCATCGCGTCGACGGCCTTCGCCGTGTTCGGCGGAGGAGGGGTCGCCCGACCCCTGCCCGAGATCCAGGCCCAGATGGACCCGAGCGGAGCGTTCATGCTCGTCGCCCTGATCGTGGTTGTGATCGCCGCCCTGGCCGGGCGGCACATCATCGAGTCGCTCATCTACGGCAACGTGGCGGCTGCGGTGATCGGCATGCTCACCGGCAACATCACCCCGGCGGCCATCTTCTCCATTCCGGCCAAGCGCGGCGACTCCACCGGCATCATCCAGAACGGGATCAACGGCGTGGTCGGGGCGATCATCTTCGCCATCCTGATCCTGGCCGTGACCCAGATTCTGGTGGAAAGCGGCATCATGCGCCGCATTCTGGATCTGGCCGAACGCTTCATGGCGCGCACCGTGCGCCAAGCCGAGCTGTTCATCATCGGCATCACGGTGCTGGCCTCCATTCCCATCTCGGCCAACGCCCCGGCGGAACTCCTGGTGGGGCCGAGCCTGGTGCGGCCCCTGGGCGAGAAGTTCAACCTGGCTCCGGCGCGGCGCGCCAACCTCATGGACTGCGCCGTGTGCACCGTCTTCTTCACCCTGCCGTGGCACATCGTGGTCGCGGCCTGGTACGGGGCGGTGGTCTCCTCCTCCGCTACGTACGGGCTGGAAGCCCCCTCGGTGGGCATCGCGCTTTACAATCCCTACTCCTGGGCCCTTCTGGCGGTCATCGTCTTCTCGGCGATCACCGGTTGGAACCGGCGCTACGCCGCCGGGCAGGTCTGA
- a CDS encoding GntR family transcriptional regulator, which yields MPISKQTYGEQVVQYIKHAIRAGTLRPGDRISEEQLAKELSVSRAPIREAMQMLANEGVLVSAPHKGKRITEMSPQEIRDSYFIGGALEGALAASSLSAYTEDDFRRMGDILERMRTSQQDPVNVEMLEELDNEFHGIIFSRTSSRMIVDIIRRSCQGVSKLLYYPRWKRLFSRSEVYERHQKIIDALRSGDVARIETTFRDHYNEIGERMSRSGREPG from the coding sequence ATGCCGATCAGCAAACAGACCTACGGCGAACAGGTCGTTCAATACATCAAGCACGCCATCCGCGCGGGTACGCTCCGTCCGGGCGACCGGATCAGCGAGGAGCAACTGGCCAAGGAGCTGTCCGTCAGCCGAGCTCCCATCCGCGAGGCCATGCAGATGCTGGCCAACGAGGGCGTGCTGGTCTCCGCGCCGCACAAGGGCAAGCGCATCACCGAGATGTCGCCGCAGGAAATCCGCGACAGCTATTTCATCGGCGGAGCCCTGGAGGGCGCGCTCGCGGCTTCCTCGCTGTCGGCCTACACGGAAGACGATTTCCGCCGGATGGGGGATATCCTGGAGCGCATGCGCACCTCCCAGCAGGATCCCGTCAATGTGGAGATGCTGGAGGAACTGGACAACGAGTTCCACGGCATCATCTTTTCCCGGACCTCCAGCCGCATGATCGTGGACATCATCCGCCGGTCCTGCCAGGGCGTGTCCAAGCTGCTCTATTATCCCCGCTGGAAGCGGCTCTTCTCGCGCAGCGAGGTCTACGAGCGGCATCAGAAGATCATCGACGCCCTGCGGTCGGGCGATGTCGCGCGCATCGAAACCACCTTCCGGGACCACTACAACGAGATCGGCGAACGCATGTCCCGCAGCGGCCGCGAGCCGGGGTGA
- a CDS encoding GlcG/HbpS family heme-binding protein yields MSGSLALADGPKKTLPGELTLEQAQKVLKAAVAKAEEIKVPMNISVVDSGGNLKAFYRMDDAFIGSVDISMKKAVTARYFNMPTRALGAASQVGAPLYGIEVSNNGLIIFAGGVLLVDKNNVIIGAIGVSGGSVDEDESVAMAGAKVLAK; encoded by the coding sequence ATGTCCGGATCGCTCGCCTTGGCTGACGGGCCGAAGAAGACCCTGCCCGGCGAGCTGACCCTGGAGCAGGCCCAGAAGGTTCTCAAGGCCGCCGTGGCCAAGGCCGAGGAGATCAAGGTGCCCATGAACATCTCCGTCGTGGATTCCGGCGGCAACCTGAAGGCTTTCTACCGCATGGACGACGCCTTCATCGGCAGCGTCGACATCTCCATGAAGAAGGCCGTCACCGCCCGCTACTTCAACATGCCCACCCGGGCCCTGGGCGCGGCCTCCCAGGTCGGGGCTCCGCTCTACGGCATCGAGGTCAGCAACAACGGGCTGATCATTTTCGCCGGAGGCGTGCTCCTGGTGGACAAGAACAACGTGATCATCGGCGCGATCGGCGTCAGCGGCGGCAGCGTGGACGAGGACGAGAGCGTGGCCATGGCCGGGGCCAAGGTGCTCGCGAAGTAG